In Saccharomonospora marina XMU15, one genomic interval encodes:
- a CDS encoding F0F1 ATP synthase subunit gamma — protein MAAQLRELRQKIRATKSIGKITKAMELIATSRISRAQARVEASRPYATEITNVLSALAGASADLDHPLLVERENPRRAGVLVVTSDKGLCGAYNANALRTAEELLSLLREQGKQPRLYVVGGKGLNYFRFRGREVVDSWTGFSQQPHYDNAAEVGQALVKAFLAGADDEGDAPGPDGVLGVDELHIVYTEFRSMLTQTPVARRMAPLEVEYTPEPETILPAYDFEPSADVLLGALLPKYINTRIFAALLESAASELAAQRNAMKSASDNASELVDTYTRLANQARQAQITQEISEIVGGADALAATGSDV, from the coding sequence ATGGCCGCGCAACTTCGTGAGCTCCGGCAGAAGATCCGGGCGACCAAATCCATCGGCAAGATCACCAAGGCGATGGAGCTCATCGCCACCTCGCGCATCAGCAGGGCGCAGGCGAGGGTGGAGGCGTCGCGGCCGTATGCGACGGAGATCACCAACGTGCTCTCCGCACTCGCGGGCGCCTCGGCCGACCTGGACCACCCGCTGCTGGTGGAGCGGGAGAACCCCAGGCGGGCCGGCGTGCTGGTGGTGACCAGTGACAAGGGGCTGTGCGGCGCCTACAACGCCAACGCGTTGCGAACGGCCGAGGAATTGCTGTCGCTGCTTCGGGAGCAGGGCAAGCAGCCACGGCTGTACGTGGTCGGCGGCAAGGGCCTGAACTACTTCCGGTTCCGTGGCCGCGAGGTCGTCGACAGCTGGACGGGCTTCTCCCAGCAGCCGCACTACGACAACGCCGCCGAGGTCGGACAGGCTCTGGTCAAGGCGTTCCTCGCGGGTGCCGACGACGAGGGCGACGCGCCCGGCCCCGACGGCGTGCTCGGTGTGGACGAGCTGCACATCGTCTACACCGAGTTCCGCTCGATGCTCACCCAGACTCCGGTCGCCCGCAGGATGGCGCCGCTGGAGGTCGAGTACACCCCGGAGCCGGAGACGATCCTGCCCGCGTACGACTTCGAGCCCAGTGCCGACGTGCTGCTCGGCGCGCTGCTGCCGAAGTACATCAACACGCGAATCTTCGCGGCGCTCCTGGAATCGGCGGCTTCCGAGCTGGCCGCCCAGCGCAACGCCATGAAGTCCGCGTCGGACAATGCCAGCGAACTGGTCGACACCTACACCCGGCTGGCGAACCAGGCGCGCCAGGCACAGATCACCCAGGAGATCAGCGAAATCGTCGGTGGGGCCGATGCACTCGCCGCCACAGGAAGTGATGTGTAA
- the atpA gene encoding F0F1 ATP synthase subunit alpha produces MAELTISSDEIANAIENYVSSYSPDVSREEVGVVVDTGDGVAHVEGLPSTMANELLEFPGGILGVAQNLEPRRIGVVILGDYESIEEGQEVKRTGRILSIPVGDGFLGRTIDPLGKPIDGLGDIEATERRALELQAASVVERQPVSEPLQTGITAIDAMTPIGRGQRQLIIGDRKTGKTAVCVDTIINQKSNWDSGDPTKQVRCIYVAIGQKGSTIASVRKSLEDAGAMDYTTIVAAPASDSAGYKWLAPYSGSALGQHWMYQGKHVLIVFDDLTKQAEAYRAISLLLRRPPGREAFPGDVFYLHSRLLERCAKLSDELGGGSLTGLPVIETKANDISAYIPTNVISITDGQCFFQSDLFNSGQRPAVDVTTSVSRVGGDAQIKAMKTVSGSLRIDLSQYEELKAFAAFASDLDAASKAQLDRGARLYELLKQPQYSPVPVEQQVVTVFLGTNGHFDDVPIEDTGRFNSELLQNLRHKHDDILAEIRDKGRWSDELAERVVAAVAEFKKGFTTSEGGQLATGPEAEPMEADKVGQESVKVHRPAPSEK; encoded by the coding sequence ATGGCGGAGCTGACGATCTCCTCGGATGAGATCGCCAACGCGATCGAGAACTACGTCTCGAGTTACTCCCCGGACGTGAGCCGGGAAGAGGTCGGCGTCGTCGTCGACACCGGTGACGGCGTCGCCCACGTCGAGGGACTGCCGTCCACCATGGCCAATGAGCTGCTGGAGTTCCCCGGCGGCATCCTGGGCGTCGCGCAGAACCTGGAACCGCGTCGGATCGGCGTCGTCATCCTCGGTGACTACGAGTCCATCGAGGAGGGCCAGGAAGTCAAGCGCACCGGCCGAATCCTGTCGATCCCGGTCGGCGACGGCTTCCTCGGCCGCACCATCGACCCGCTCGGCAAGCCGATCGACGGCCTTGGTGACATCGAGGCCACCGAGCGGCGCGCTCTCGAACTGCAGGCGGCTTCGGTCGTCGAGCGGCAGCCGGTTTCCGAACCGCTGCAGACCGGTATCACGGCCATCGACGCGATGACACCGATCGGCCGCGGCCAGCGCCAGTTGATCATTGGTGACCGCAAGACGGGTAAGACGGCCGTCTGCGTCGACACGATCATCAACCAGAAGTCGAACTGGGACAGCGGCGACCCCACCAAGCAGGTGCGCTGCATCTACGTCGCGATCGGTCAGAAGGGTTCGACGATCGCCTCGGTGCGCAAGTCCCTCGAGGACGCGGGCGCGATGGACTACACGACGATCGTCGCGGCTCCGGCGTCGGATTCGGCCGGTTACAAGTGGCTGGCTCCCTACTCGGGCTCGGCACTCGGCCAGCACTGGATGTACCAGGGCAAGCACGTGCTGATCGTCTTCGACGACCTCACCAAGCAGGCCGAGGCATACCGCGCGATCTCGCTGCTGCTGCGCCGCCCGCCGGGCCGTGAGGCGTTCCCCGGTGACGTGTTCTACTTGCACTCCCGCCTGCTGGAGCGCTGCGCGAAGCTGTCGGACGAACTGGGTGGCGGTTCGCTCACCGGGCTGCCCGTGATCGAGACCAAGGCGAACGACATCTCCGCCTACATTCCCACCAACGTGATCTCGATCACCGACGGGCAGTGCTTCTTCCAGTCCGACCTGTTCAACTCCGGCCAGCGGCCCGCCGTCGACGTGACCACGTCGGTGTCGCGAGTGGGTGGTGACGCCCAGATCAAGGCCATGAAGACGGTCTCGGGTTCGCTGCGAATCGACCTGTCCCAGTACGAGGAGCTGAAGGCGTTCGCCGCCTTCGCCTCCGACCTGGACGCGGCCTCGAAGGCGCAACTCGACCGAGGCGCGCGGCTGTACGAACTGCTCAAGCAGCCGCAGTACTCGCCGGTCCCGGTCGAGCAGCAGGTGGTGACCGTGTTCCTCGGTACGAACGGGCACTTCGACGACGTGCCGATCGAGGACACCGGCCGGTTCAACAGCGAGTTGCTGCAGAACCTGCGGCACAAGCACGACGACATCCTGGCGGAGATCCGCGACAAGGGCCGCTGGAGCGACGAGCTCGCCGAGCGGGTCGTCGCCGCGGTAGCCGAGTTCAAGAAGGGCTTCACCACCTCCGAGGGTGGCCAGCTGGCCACCGGACCGGAGGCAGAGCCCATGGAGGCCGACAAGGTGGGACAGGAATCCGTCAAGGTGCACCGTCCGGCCCCTTCGGAGAAGTAG
- a CDS encoding F0F1 ATP synthase subunit delta, whose product MTLHAASREALSFAEARLDEVLGDAGADPSAVGEELLSVVGLLTREIGLRRAVSDGSSDPEARKRLVRSLLEGKVSDPSLRVLDAVVGNRWSGPRELVDGIESLGQTALLMGAEKSGKLDTVEDELFRIARILDTEPELERALSDKTAPADAKRTLIRNVVADKVDPITAVLVEQVVARPGGRSVASGVDKLVGLAAARSNRSVAYVKSATELTGEQRERLAAKLGQLYERPIALHVELDPSIGAGLVVRVGDEVIDGSAAGRLDALRRQLTG is encoded by the coding sequence ATGACGCTGCATGCTGCGAGCCGCGAGGCTCTGAGCTTCGCCGAGGCTCGGCTCGACGAGGTGCTCGGCGACGCGGGCGCTGACCCGTCCGCGGTCGGGGAGGAGCTGCTCTCCGTGGTGGGCCTGCTCACCAGGGAGATCGGGCTACGGCGGGCCGTCTCCGACGGCTCGTCGGACCCCGAGGCCCGCAAGCGGCTGGTCAGGAGCCTGCTGGAAGGCAAGGTCTCCGACCCCTCGCTGCGCGTGCTCGACGCCGTCGTAGGCAACCGCTGGTCCGGCCCGCGTGAGCTGGTGGACGGTATCGAGTCGCTCGGGCAGACCGCGCTGCTCATGGGGGCCGAAAAGAGCGGCAAACTGGACACGGTGGAGGACGAGCTGTTCCGGATCGCCCGTATCCTGGATACGGAACCGGAGCTGGAGCGGGCACTGTCGGACAAGACGGCACCCGCCGACGCGAAGCGGACCCTGATCCGAAACGTCGTCGCGGACAAGGTCGACCCGATCACCGCGGTGCTGGTGGAACAGGTCGTTGCCCGCCCTGGTGGCAGAAGCGTCGCCAGCGGCGTGGACAAGCTGGTCGGGCTCGCGGCCGCGCGCAGCAACCGGTCGGTCGCCTACGTGAAGAGCGCGACCGAGTTGACCGGCGAGCAGCGGGAGCGGTTGGCGGCGAAGCTCGGACAACTGTACGAGCGGCCGATCGCCTTGCACGTCGAGCTCGACCCCAGCATCGGGGCCGGCCTGGTCGTGCGGGTCGGCGACGAGGTGATCGACGGCAGTGCCGCCGGTCGGCTCGACGCACTGCGCAGGCAGCTGACCGGCTGA
- a CDS encoding F0F1 ATP synthase subunit B codes for MLKTSMILAQEEEPSPVLPHLSEVLLGLVAFLILLWLLKKYAVPRFEKLYEERAAKIEGGIEKAEQAQAEAEQALAQYKAQLAEARTEAAKIRDDARVEAEQIKEELREQAQEEARRIVAQGEAQLQAQRAQIVAELRAELGRNAIELAGRIVGESLEDEARRRGTVDRFLAELEASGNGAAGARK; via the coding sequence GTGCTCAAGACATCGATGATCCTGGCCCAGGAAGAGGAGCCGAGTCCGGTTCTGCCGCACCTGTCCGAGGTCCTTCTCGGCCTGGTGGCCTTCCTGATCCTGCTGTGGCTGCTCAAGAAGTACGCGGTGCCGCGCTTCGAGAAGCTCTACGAGGAGCGGGCCGCCAAGATCGAGGGCGGCATCGAGAAGGCCGAACAGGCTCAGGCCGAGGCCGAGCAGGCGCTGGCGCAGTACAAGGCGCAGCTCGCCGAGGCTCGGACCGAGGCGGCCAAGATCCGCGACGACGCGCGGGTGGAGGCCGAGCAGATCAAGGAAGAGCTGCGGGAGCAGGCCCAGGAGGAGGCACGGCGAATCGTCGCGCAGGGCGAGGCCCAGCTGCAGGCCCAGCGCGCGCAGATCGTGGCCGAGCTGCGGGCCGAACTCGGACGCAACGCCATCGAGCTGGCAGGCCGGATCGTCGGCGAGTCGCTCGAGGACGAGGCGCGCCGCCGAGGCACCGTCGACCGGTTCCTCGCCGAACTCGAAGCCAGTGGCAATGGTGCGGCCGGAGCGAGGAAGTAG
- a CDS encoding ATP synthase subunit c family protein yields the protein MSNIVLAQAAEAAVDINPGLAAIGYGLGAIGPGIGVGLIWAAVINGTARQPEAQGKLMGIAWTTFVLTEVLALIGLVIYFISA from the coding sequence GTGAGCAACATTGTTCTCGCGCAGGCCGCGGAGGCCGCGGTCGACATCAACCCGGGTCTTGCCGCTATCGGCTACGGTCTCGGCGCCATCGGCCCCGGTATCGGTGTCGGTCTGATCTGGGCGGCCGTCATCAACGGCACCGCACGCCAGCCCGAGGCCCAGGGCAAGCTGATGGGTATCGCCTGGACCACGTTCGTGCTGACCGAGGTGCTCGCGCTGATCGGCCTGGTCATCTACTTCATCTCCGCCTGA
- the atpB gene encoding F0F1 ATP synthase subunit A — MGALVLAEGGEFAPPGAGDFNLPPIFLGITKPMLLVVLSVIIIGAFFLLTSRNLKIVPSKWQFAAESVYDFGRNNIAREQIGSKDFRPFVPLILALFTFILVNNIFGIVPLLQFPTMSHIGFPLALSVLVVYPVYHFVGIKRHGLGGYLKNQLTPAGVPKPIYLLLTPIEFLQKFIMNPITLAIRVFAAMFAGHLILLVFTIGGEYLLLEAAPALKAMSVVSFAFAILLTFVEALIQVIQAYVFAVLSAGYIGMALASDH; from the coding sequence TTGGGCGCGCTGGTACTAGCCGAAGGTGGCGAGTTCGCCCCTCCTGGCGCCGGAGACTTCAACCTGCCGCCGATTTTCCTCGGCATCACCAAGCCCATGCTGCTGGTGGTGCTGTCGGTAATCATCATCGGGGCGTTCTTCCTGCTGACCTCGCGGAACCTGAAGATCGTGCCGAGCAAATGGCAGTTCGCCGCGGAGTCGGTGTACGACTTCGGTCGTAACAACATCGCTCGCGAGCAGATCGGATCGAAGGACTTCAGGCCGTTCGTGCCACTGATCCTGGCGTTGTTCACTTTCATTCTCGTGAACAACATCTTCGGGATCGTCCCGCTGTTGCAGTTCCCGACGATGTCGCACATCGGGTTCCCGCTGGCACTTTCGGTGCTGGTCGTGTACCCGGTCTACCACTTCGTCGGAATCAAGCGGCACGGTCTCGGCGGCTACCTGAAGAACCAGTTGACCCCCGCGGGCGTGCCGAAGCCGATCTACCTGCTGCTGACGCCGATCGAGTTCCTGCAGAAGTTCATCATGAACCCGATCACGCTGGCGATCCGAGTTTTCGCCGCGATGTTCGCTGGGCACCTGATTCTGCTGGTGTTCACCATCGGCGGCGAGTATCTGCTGTTGGAGGCCGCCCCGGCGTTGAAGGCGATGTCGGTCGTCTCGTTCGCCTTCGCCATTTTGCTCACCTTCGTGGAGGCATTGATCCAGGTGATCCAGGCCTACGTGTTCGCGGTGCTGTCGGCTGGCTACATCGGCATGGCACTCGCCTCCGACCACTAA
- a CDS encoding glycosyltransferase family 4 protein: protein MTPVVTAGLPIREYILVGLVSAALTFLLTGVVRRFAIKVGAVAVPRKRDVHVLPIPRMGGLAMYFGVLGGMAMAHQLPVLRRAFEYSYDPVAVLVGGGVIVLIGALDDRFELDAWTKLAGQVMCAGILVLFGLQWVSFWVPWGGDADAIGQVIILDRNQGGLLAVLLVVVMVNAMNFVDGLDGLAGGLGLIAAAATLAFSLGLLASSGGDVGTYPPALIAATLAGACLGFLPHNFQPAKIFMGDSGSMMIGLMLAAASTSASGKIQYQLFDATDVVALLSPLFVVAAVLFLPLLDLVLAVVRRTRRGESPFAADKMHLHHRLLEIGHSQRRAVLLIYLWAGLLAFGAVAATLFDTWAVFWLTCAGLLVAALISAVPRLKSRNQQGAP from the coding sequence GTGACCCCCGTTGTGACCGCAGGCTTGCCCATCCGCGAGTACATCCTCGTCGGACTCGTCTCCGCGGCGTTGACCTTCCTGCTGACCGGCGTCGTGCGCCGCTTCGCGATCAAGGTCGGGGCGGTGGCCGTGCCACGCAAGCGCGACGTACACGTGCTGCCGATCCCGCGCATGGGCGGGCTTGCCATGTACTTCGGCGTGCTCGGCGGCATGGCGATGGCCCACCAGTTGCCGGTGCTGCGGCGAGCCTTCGAGTACTCCTACGACCCCGTCGCCGTGCTCGTCGGCGGTGGCGTGATCGTGCTGATCGGTGCGCTCGACGACCGCTTCGAACTCGACGCGTGGACCAAGCTCGCCGGGCAGGTGATGTGCGCGGGCATTCTCGTGCTGTTCGGCCTGCAGTGGGTGTCGTTCTGGGTGCCGTGGGGCGGTGACGCCGACGCGATCGGCCAGGTGATCATCCTCGACCGCAACCAGGGCGGCCTGCTGGCCGTGCTGCTGGTCGTGGTGATGGTCAACGCGATGAACTTCGTCGACGGCCTCGACGGGCTGGCCGGCGGCCTCGGCCTCATCGCCGCGGCCGCGACGCTGGCGTTCTCGCTGGGGCTGCTCGCCTCGTCCGGTGGCGACGTCGGCACCTACCCGCCCGCGCTGATCGCGGCGACCCTGGCAGGTGCCTGCCTCGGTTTCCTGCCGCACAACTTCCAGCCCGCGAAGATCTTCATGGGCGACTCCGGCTCGATGATGATCGGGTTGATGCTCGCGGCGGCCAGCACGTCGGCATCGGGCAAGATCCAGTACCAGTTGTTCGACGCCACCGACGTGGTCGCGTTGCTGTCGCCGCTTTTCGTGGTGGCCGCGGTGCTGTTCCTGCCGCTGCTCGACCTGGTGCTCGCCGTGGTGCGGCGCACCCGGCGTGGCGAGAGCCCGTTCGCCGCCGACAAGATGCACCTGCACCACCGGTTGCTCGAGATCGGCCACTCGCAGCGCAGGGCGGTGCTGCTCATCTATCTGTGGGCGGGGCTGCTGGCGTTCGGTGCGGTCGCGGCGACACTGTTCGACACCTGGGCGGTGTTCTGGCTCACGTGTGCCGGGTTGCTGGTGGCCGCGCTCATCTCGGCGGTCCCTAGACTGAAGTCCAGAAACCAGCAGGGAGCCCCATGA
- a CDS encoding L-threonylcarbamoyladenylate synthase, translated as MSAVYDCGEPRTRADGLRAAAAAVRSGRLVVLPTDTVYGIGTDAFDGVAVRGLLQAKHRGPDMPVGVLVGSWSTVDGLALGVSRQARMLIEAFWPGDLSIVLPHAPSLNWDLGTTRGTVMLRMPLHPVALELLREVGPMAVSSANVSGQPPAATAQQALDQLGDSVAVYLDGGPSGEPVPSTIVDLTGEQPVLLREGAVSAEAVSEVLGVEVGPRS; from the coding sequence ATGAGCGCGGTGTACGACTGCGGTGAACCACGGACGAGGGCCGACGGCCTGCGGGCCGCTGCGGCGGCGGTGCGATCGGGCAGGCTGGTCGTGTTGCCGACCGACACCGTCTACGGGATCGGTACCGATGCCTTCGACGGCGTCGCGGTACGCGGGCTGCTGCAGGCCAAACACAGAGGCCCAGACATGCCCGTCGGCGTACTCGTCGGTTCCTGGTCCACAGTAGACGGACTGGCGCTCGGCGTCTCGAGGCAGGCTCGGATGCTCATCGAGGCGTTCTGGCCGGGGGATCTTTCCATCGTGCTGCCGCACGCGCCCAGCCTGAACTGGGACCTCGGCACCACGAGAGGAACGGTGATGCTGCGGATGCCGCTGCACCCGGTCGCGCTCGAACTGCTTCGCGAAGTGGGTCCGATGGCCGTCTCCAGCGCCAACGTCTCCGGTCAGCCGCCCGCTGCCACCGCGCAGCAGGCACTGGACCAACTCGGCGATTCCGTCGCGGTCTACCTCGACGGCGGCCCGAGCGGGGAACCCGTTCCGTCCACGATCGTCGATCTCACCGGTGAGCAGCCGGTGCTGCTGCGCGAGGGTGCGGTGAGCGCCGAGGCGGTTTCCGAGGTCCTCGGCGTCGAGGTCGGCCCCCGCTCGTGA
- the prmC gene encoding peptide chain release factor N(5)-glutamine methyltransferase, producing MKRQPLRLAILEATRILERAGVVSARTDAELIAAYVLGVERGRLPLVPLVDPPVVEAIGRLVTERAKRVPLQHLIGWAAIGGIAVDVGPGVFVPRPETELLLEWGLKLLRGREYPVVVDLCTGSGALALAVAHARADAVVYAVDNDPNALAWARHNAEARRSAGDTPIRLYSGDISDPTVFAELDGLVDLVLCNPPYVPEGTPVPPEVADYDPPQAVFAAEGGLAVIRHAVSAAARLLRPGGGVAIEHDDTHGKAVPPLLRARSVLTDVVDHADLAGRPRFVTAVRA from the coding sequence GTGAAGAGACAGCCCTTGCGACTGGCGATCCTGGAGGCGACCAGGATCCTCGAGCGGGCGGGCGTGGTTTCGGCGAGGACAGATGCGGAACTGATCGCCGCATATGTTCTCGGGGTCGAGCGCGGCAGGTTGCCGCTGGTGCCGCTGGTCGATCCGCCCGTCGTGGAGGCCATCGGCAGACTCGTCACCGAGCGTGCCAAACGGGTACCGCTGCAGCACCTCATCGGGTGGGCCGCGATCGGTGGGATAGCCGTCGATGTCGGGCCTGGCGTGTTCGTGCCACGGCCGGAAACCGAACTGCTGTTGGAGTGGGGGCTGAAGCTGCTCAGGGGCCGTGAGTACCCGGTGGTGGTGGATCTGTGCACCGGGTCGGGTGCGCTCGCGCTCGCGGTGGCACACGCGCGAGCGGACGCGGTCGTGTACGCGGTGGACAACGACCCCAACGCACTGGCGTGGGCCCGGCACAACGCCGAAGCTCGCCGCAGCGCGGGAGACACCCCGATCCGCCTCTACTCCGGCGACATCAGCGACCCCACGGTGTTCGCCGAACTGGACGGTCTTGTGGATCTGGTGCTGTGCAACCCGCCGTACGTTCCGGAAGGCACGCCCGTGCCGCCCGAGGTCGCCGACTACGACCCGCCGCAGGCGGTTTTCGCCGCGGAGGGCGGGCTTGCGGTGATCCGGCACGCGGTGTCAGCGGCGGCGAGACTGCTGCGGCCCGGCGGGGGTGTCGCGATCGAGCACGACGACACCCACGGCAAGGCCGTGCCGCCGTTGCTGCGGGCGCGCAGCGTGCTGACCGACGTCGTCGACCACGCCGATCTGGCGGGCAGGCCGCGGTTCGTGACCGCCGTGCGGGCCTAA
- the prfA gene encoding peptide chain release factor 1 yields MESSSLRGLLDEYAELEQQLADPSVHADQARARKLGRRYAELAPVVKALNELESARSDLVTARELAAEDEGFAQEASQLQERVPALEARLTELLLPRDPHDSSDVVLEVKSGEGGEESALFAADLVRMYLRYAERQGWKVEILDATESDLGGYKDVTISVKGRGNEADGVWSWLKFEGGVHRVQRVPATESQGRIHTSAAGVLVYPEPEEIEVEIDPNELRIDVFRSSGPGGQSVNTTDSAVRVTHLPTGIVVSCQNEKSQIQNRARAIQVLQARLQAIAEEAAAAKAADARRSQVRTVDRSERVRTYNFPENRISDHRVNYKAYNLDQVLDGDLDGVLDALRAADREERLAAAQS; encoded by the coding sequence GTGGAATCATCTTCCCTGCGTGGGCTGCTCGACGAGTACGCCGAGCTGGAGCAGCAGCTGGCGGACCCGTCGGTGCACGCCGACCAGGCCCGCGCCCGCAAACTCGGGCGCCGCTACGCCGAGTTGGCTCCCGTGGTGAAGGCACTGAACGAGCTGGAGAGTGCCCGTTCCGACCTGGTGACGGCCAGGGAACTGGCGGCCGAGGACGAGGGCTTCGCACAGGAGGCGAGCCAGCTGCAGGAACGCGTTCCCGCTCTGGAGGCCAGGCTGACCGAACTGCTGCTGCCGCGTGACCCCCACGATTCCTCCGACGTCGTGCTGGAGGTCAAGTCCGGCGAAGGCGGTGAGGAGTCGGCCCTGTTCGCCGCCGATCTGGTGCGCATGTACCTGCGCTACGCGGAGCGGCAGGGCTGGAAGGTGGAGATCCTGGACGCCACCGAGTCCGATCTGGGTGGATACAAGGACGTGACGATCTCGGTCAAGGGCAGGGGCAACGAGGCCGACGGTGTGTGGTCGTGGCTGAAGTTCGAGGGCGGCGTGCATCGCGTGCAGCGGGTGCCCGCCACCGAGTCACAGGGCCGAATCCACACCTCGGCTGCGGGCGTGCTGGTCTACCCCGAACCGGAGGAGATCGAGGTCGAGATCGACCCGAACGAGCTGCGTATCGACGTGTTCCGTTCCTCCGGTCCTGGCGGGCAGAGCGTCAACACCACCGACTCCGCCGTGCGGGTGACACACCTGCCCACCGGGATCGTGGTGTCCTGCCAGAACGAGAAGTCGCAGATCCAGAACAGGGCGAGGGCCATCCAGGTGTTGCAGGCAAGGCTGCAGGCCATCGCGGAGGAGGCGGCCGCGGCCAAGGCGGCCGACGCTCGCCGTTCCCAGGTCCGCACCGTCGACCGCTCCGAGCGGGTGCGCACCTACAACTTCCCGGAGAACCGGATCTCCGATCATCGGGTCAACTACAAGGCCTACAACCTGGATCAGGTCCTCGACGGGGATCTCGACGGGGTGCTCGACGCGCTACGTGCCGCCGACAGGGAGGAGCGGTTGGCCGCCGCGCAGTCGTGA
- the rpmE gene encoding 50S ribosomal protein L31, which produces MKSGIHPEYVVTTVTCGCGNTFTTRSTKASGNIQVEICSNCHPFYTGKQKILDTGGRVARFEARYGKRRGKSNDAK; this is translated from the coding sequence ATGAAGAGCGGTATTCACCCCGAGTACGTGGTCACCACCGTCACCTGTGGCTGTGGGAACACGTTCACGACCAGGAGCACCAAGGCTTCCGGCAACATCCAGGTCGAGATCTGCTCGAACTGCCACCCGTTCTACACCGGCAAGCAGAAGATCCTGGACACCGGCGGCCGGGTCGCACGGTTCGAGGCTCGCTACGGCAAGCGGCGGGGAAAGAGCAACGACGCCAAGTAG